Proteins co-encoded in one Ictalurus furcatus strain D&B chromosome 9, Billie_1.0, whole genome shotgun sequence genomic window:
- the plk4 gene encoding serine/threonine-protein kinase PLK4 isoform X1, which produces MFDAIRSLMQDLTKSGRCAVNDDKILTSSEDLHIEDFKVLTLLGKGSFACVYRAKSVNTGLEVAIKMIDKKAMHKAGMVQRVINEVEIQCRLKHPSILELYNYFEDSNYVYLVLEMCHNGEMSRYLKDRKKPFTEDEVRQFMHQILKGMLYLHTHGIMHRDLTLSNLLLTSSMNIKIADFGLATQLKLPSEKHFTMCGTPNYISPEVATRSAHGLESDVWSLGCMFYAFLTGRPPFDTDTVKHTLSKVVLGEYQMPTHVSAEAQDLIQLLLQKTPALRPSLSAVLDHPFMTQSGSTGSRDSGGSDGGSMDSGIATISTASNATSNNSSSRLHRKTRQVIGQALPNRMVPLPSHSQQSTSSSFKGEQDWQPHAPGSMRAPVDTVSGRPHSRYLRRAHSSDRSGAGYSHARQVMERDRCHSEEVLPGSGRIFPSTSSYQDNGSGYAEHGRLPSPPVKQPASSGSSFSAPVHPIRLQTAESNTQPWFSTDGSFKRPADISTYSSGGSFHSGREAVGALPSCSDQPTARATSGHPPQLYHQSSHSDPGPCRKDGFGMSHFPTPQGCVDVQTAPLSRSKANEGKERKSPLFPPLCAARLKPIRQKTKNAVVSILDSGEVCMELLKGQGSQERVKEVLRISSDGSMVTVYQPNDGKGFPVLDHPPSPPEDIFICSYEDLPEKYWKKYQYATKFVQLVKSKTPKVTLYTKFAKCMLMENSPNADLEMCFYDGAKTHKTSDQVRVVETSGKSYTVKGDVGVSGVSPECRRYMELTDEGHRMCLSLEAAISTEEQRSAGGTPFFPITIGRRPTNSASSCPVAQPASDRAPAAPVEVAQVYLSPPHQPHITPSMISYSGSDFTTTSLAKGSSPQSAKDGCSVSTGKVLKSLFVPNIGWASQLTSGEVWVQFNDGSQLVVQAGVSCITFTSPEGHITRYKENEKLPELVKEKLHCLSSILSLLASPAARR; this is translated from the exons ATGTTTGACGCGATCCGGTCTTTAATGCAAGATTTAACTAAGAGCGGAAGATGTGCAGTAAATGATGATAAAATCCTCACATCATCCGAAGATCTTCACATCGAG GACTTCAAAGTTCTCACCTTGCTCGGTAAGGGCTCCTTTGCCTGTGTCTACAGAGCCAAATCTGTCAACACGGGCTTGGAAGTAGCGATCAAAATG ATTGATAAGAAGGCCATGCACAAAGCTGGCATGGTGCAACGTGTCATTAACGAGGTGGAGATCCAGTGTCGGTTAAAACACCCCTCAATATTGGAG CTGTACAATTACTTTGAGGACAGCAATTATGTGTATCTGGTCCTGGAGATGTGCCATAACGGAGAAATGAGCCGTTATCTGAAAGACAGGAAGAAGCCTTTCACAGAAGATGaag TGAGACAGTTCATGCACCAGATTTTGAAGGGGATGCTTTATCTGCATACACATGGCATTATGCACAGAGACCTGACTCTGTCTAACCTGCTTCTCACCAGTAGCATGAACATTAAAATCGCTGACTTTGGCTTGGCCACGCAGCTCAAGCTGCCTAGTGAGAAGCACTTCACCATGTGTGGCACTCCCAACTACATCTCTCCTGAGGTGGCCACCCGGAGTGCCCACGGCCTGGAATCGGACGTGTGGTCTCTCGGCTGTATGTTCTATGCCTTTCTGACCGGCAGGCCCCCCTTCGACACGGACACTGTCAAACACACCCTCAGTAAAGTGGTTTTAGGGGAGTACCAGATGCCCACTCATGTGTCAGCTGAGGCTCAGGATCTTATTCAGCTGCTGCTGCAGAAGACTCCTGCTCTGAGGCCCAGCCTGTCAGCAGTGCTAGACCACCCTTTCATGACTCAGAGTGGATCCACCGGAAGCAGAGACTCTGGGGGTAGTGATGGAGGCTCCATGGACAGTGGCATAGCGACAATATCTACAGCCTCCAACGCTACCAGCAACAATAGCAGCAGTCGGCTCCACAGGAAAACCAGGCAGGTGATTGGGCAGGCCTTACCCAACCGCATGGTGCCGCTGCCCAGCCATTCGCAGCAGTCCACCAGCTCCAGCTTTAAAGGAGAGCAGGACTGGCAGCCACATGCACCAGGCAGTATGAGGGCTCCTGTGGATACTGTCAGCGGAAGGCCTCATTCTCGATACCTGAGACGGGCTCACTCCTCGGATCGCTCTGGTGCCGGCTATAGCCATGCTAGACAGGTGATGGAGCGGGATCGATGCCACTCCGAGGAGGTGCTTCCAGGATCCGGTCGAATTTTCCCATCAACCTCCAGCTATCAGGACAATGGCAGTGGATATGCTGAACATGGACGTCTACCCTCTCCACCTGTCAAACAGCCTGCAAG CTCTGGGTCCTCCTTTTCTGCTCCGGTGCATCCTATCAGATTACAGACAGCAGAATCTAACACACAGCCCTGGTTCAGCACAGATG GTTCTTTCAAGAGACCAGCAGACATCAGCACTTACAGCAGCGGTGGCAGTTTCCATTCTGGGCGAGAGGCAGTTGGggctctgccttcctgcagcGACCAACCAACAGCGAGAGCAACGAGTGGCCATCCTCCTCAGTTATACCATCAGTCTTCTCACAGTGACCCCGGGCCCTGTAGGAAGGATGGGTTCGGAATGAGCCACTTCCCAACACCTCAGGGCTGTGTAGATGTCCAAACAGCTCCTCTATCCAGGAGCAAAGCTAATGAGGGAAAGGAGAGGAAGAGTCCTCTGTTTCCTCCTCTGTGCGCAGCCAGACTGAAGCCCATTCGACAGAAGACCAAAAATGCTGTG GTCAGTATCCTAGATTCAGGAGAGGTATGTATGGAACTTCTAAAAGGCCAAGGATCTCAGGAGAGGGTCAAGGAAGTATTGAGGATATCCTCTGATGGCTCCATG GTTACTGTGTACCAGCCCAATGACGGGAAAGGTTTCCCCGTGCTGGATCATCCGCCCTCGCCCCCAGAAGACATTTTTATATGCAGCTATGAAGATTTGCCAG AGAAGTACTGGAAGAAGTATCAGTATGCCACCAAGTTTGTTCAGTTGGTCAAATCAAagactccaaaagtaaccttgTACACCAAGTTTGCCAAGTGCATGTTAATGGAAAACTCTCCTAATGCAGACCTGGAAATGTGCTTCTATGATG GTGCAAAAACCCATAAGACAAGCGATCAGGTGCGAGTGGTGGAGACAAGTGGCAAGTCATACACAGTGAAAGGGGATGTAGGTGTAAGTGGCGTAAGCCCTGAGTGCAGACGCTACATGGAGCTCACAGATGAG GGGCACAGGATGTGTCTGTCTCTGGAGGCTGCAATCAGTACTGAGGAGCAACGTAGTGCTGGAGGCACTCCGTTCTTCCCCATAACTATTGGCAG GAGGCCCACTAACTCTGCCTCGTCCTGCCCAGTGGCCCAGCCTGCCTCTGATCGGGCTCCTGCAGCTCCTGTTGAGGTTGCTCAGGTGTACCTGAGTCCACCTCACCAACCCCACATCACCCCCTCT ATGATTTCCTACAGTGGGTCTGATTTTACGACAACCAGTTTGGCTAAAGGCAGCTCACCGCAGTCAGCCAAAGATGGATGTAGTGTCAGCACAGGAAAAGTGCTCAAGTCCCTCTTTGTACCCAACATTGGCTGGGCCTCTCAG CTAACAAGTGGAGAAGTATGGGTTCAGTTTAATGATGGATCCCAGCTGGTGGTCCAGGCAGGAGTCTCCTGCATCACATTCACCTCTCCTGAAGGACACATCACCCG GTATAAGGAGAATGAGAAGTTACCTGAGCTGGTTAAGGAGAAGCTGCATTGCCTTTCATCCATCCTAAGCCTTTTGGCAAGTCCTGCTGCACGACGCTGA
- the plk4 gene encoding serine/threonine-protein kinase PLK4 isoform X2, whose product MSVSIGDKIEDFKVLTLLGKGSFACVYRAKSVNTGLEVAIKMIDKKAMHKAGMVQRVINEVEIQCRLKHPSILELYNYFEDSNYVYLVLEMCHNGEMSRYLKDRKKPFTEDEVRQFMHQILKGMLYLHTHGIMHRDLTLSNLLLTSSMNIKIADFGLATQLKLPSEKHFTMCGTPNYISPEVATRSAHGLESDVWSLGCMFYAFLTGRPPFDTDTVKHTLSKVVLGEYQMPTHVSAEAQDLIQLLLQKTPALRPSLSAVLDHPFMTQSGSTGSRDSGGSDGGSMDSGIATISTASNATSNNSSSRLHRKTRQVIGQALPNRMVPLPSHSQQSTSSSFKGEQDWQPHAPGSMRAPVDTVSGRPHSRYLRRAHSSDRSGAGYSHARQVMERDRCHSEEVLPGSGRIFPSTSSYQDNGSGYAEHGRLPSPPVKQPASSGSSFSAPVHPIRLQTAESNTQPWFSTDGSFKRPADISTYSSGGSFHSGREAVGALPSCSDQPTARATSGHPPQLYHQSSHSDPGPCRKDGFGMSHFPTPQGCVDVQTAPLSRSKANEGKERKSPLFPPLCAARLKPIRQKTKNAVVSILDSGEVCMELLKGQGSQERVKEVLRISSDGSMVTVYQPNDGKGFPVLDHPPSPPEDIFICSYEDLPEKYWKKYQYATKFVQLVKSKTPKVTLYTKFAKCMLMENSPNADLEMCFYDGAKTHKTSDQVRVVETSGKSYTVKGDVGVSGVSPECRRYMELTDEGHRMCLSLEAAISTEEQRSAGGTPFFPITIGRRPTNSASSCPVAQPASDRAPAAPVEVAQVYLSPPHQPHITPSMISYSGSDFTTTSLAKGSSPQSAKDGCSVSTGKVLKSLFVPNIGWASQLTSGEVWVQFNDGSQLVVQAGVSCITFTSPEGHITRYKENEKLPELVKEKLHCLSSILSLLASPAARR is encoded by the exons ATGAGTGTTTCTATCGGTGATAAAATTGAG GACTTCAAAGTTCTCACCTTGCTCGGTAAGGGCTCCTTTGCCTGTGTCTACAGAGCCAAATCTGTCAACACGGGCTTGGAAGTAGCGATCAAAATG ATTGATAAGAAGGCCATGCACAAAGCTGGCATGGTGCAACGTGTCATTAACGAGGTGGAGATCCAGTGTCGGTTAAAACACCCCTCAATATTGGAG CTGTACAATTACTTTGAGGACAGCAATTATGTGTATCTGGTCCTGGAGATGTGCCATAACGGAGAAATGAGCCGTTATCTGAAAGACAGGAAGAAGCCTTTCACAGAAGATGaag TGAGACAGTTCATGCACCAGATTTTGAAGGGGATGCTTTATCTGCATACACATGGCATTATGCACAGAGACCTGACTCTGTCTAACCTGCTTCTCACCAGTAGCATGAACATTAAAATCGCTGACTTTGGCTTGGCCACGCAGCTCAAGCTGCCTAGTGAGAAGCACTTCACCATGTGTGGCACTCCCAACTACATCTCTCCTGAGGTGGCCACCCGGAGTGCCCACGGCCTGGAATCGGACGTGTGGTCTCTCGGCTGTATGTTCTATGCCTTTCTGACCGGCAGGCCCCCCTTCGACACGGACACTGTCAAACACACCCTCAGTAAAGTGGTTTTAGGGGAGTACCAGATGCCCACTCATGTGTCAGCTGAGGCTCAGGATCTTATTCAGCTGCTGCTGCAGAAGACTCCTGCTCTGAGGCCCAGCCTGTCAGCAGTGCTAGACCACCCTTTCATGACTCAGAGTGGATCCACCGGAAGCAGAGACTCTGGGGGTAGTGATGGAGGCTCCATGGACAGTGGCATAGCGACAATATCTACAGCCTCCAACGCTACCAGCAACAATAGCAGCAGTCGGCTCCACAGGAAAACCAGGCAGGTGATTGGGCAGGCCTTACCCAACCGCATGGTGCCGCTGCCCAGCCATTCGCAGCAGTCCACCAGCTCCAGCTTTAAAGGAGAGCAGGACTGGCAGCCACATGCACCAGGCAGTATGAGGGCTCCTGTGGATACTGTCAGCGGAAGGCCTCATTCTCGATACCTGAGACGGGCTCACTCCTCGGATCGCTCTGGTGCCGGCTATAGCCATGCTAGACAGGTGATGGAGCGGGATCGATGCCACTCCGAGGAGGTGCTTCCAGGATCCGGTCGAATTTTCCCATCAACCTCCAGCTATCAGGACAATGGCAGTGGATATGCTGAACATGGACGTCTACCCTCTCCACCTGTCAAACAGCCTGCAAG CTCTGGGTCCTCCTTTTCTGCTCCGGTGCATCCTATCAGATTACAGACAGCAGAATCTAACACACAGCCCTGGTTCAGCACAGATG GTTCTTTCAAGAGACCAGCAGACATCAGCACTTACAGCAGCGGTGGCAGTTTCCATTCTGGGCGAGAGGCAGTTGGggctctgccttcctgcagcGACCAACCAACAGCGAGAGCAACGAGTGGCCATCCTCCTCAGTTATACCATCAGTCTTCTCACAGTGACCCCGGGCCCTGTAGGAAGGATGGGTTCGGAATGAGCCACTTCCCAACACCTCAGGGCTGTGTAGATGTCCAAACAGCTCCTCTATCCAGGAGCAAAGCTAATGAGGGAAAGGAGAGGAAGAGTCCTCTGTTTCCTCCTCTGTGCGCAGCCAGACTGAAGCCCATTCGACAGAAGACCAAAAATGCTGTG GTCAGTATCCTAGATTCAGGAGAGGTATGTATGGAACTTCTAAAAGGCCAAGGATCTCAGGAGAGGGTCAAGGAAGTATTGAGGATATCCTCTGATGGCTCCATG GTTACTGTGTACCAGCCCAATGACGGGAAAGGTTTCCCCGTGCTGGATCATCCGCCCTCGCCCCCAGAAGACATTTTTATATGCAGCTATGAAGATTTGCCAG AGAAGTACTGGAAGAAGTATCAGTATGCCACCAAGTTTGTTCAGTTGGTCAAATCAAagactccaaaagtaaccttgTACACCAAGTTTGCCAAGTGCATGTTAATGGAAAACTCTCCTAATGCAGACCTGGAAATGTGCTTCTATGATG GTGCAAAAACCCATAAGACAAGCGATCAGGTGCGAGTGGTGGAGACAAGTGGCAAGTCATACACAGTGAAAGGGGATGTAGGTGTAAGTGGCGTAAGCCCTGAGTGCAGACGCTACATGGAGCTCACAGATGAG GGGCACAGGATGTGTCTGTCTCTGGAGGCTGCAATCAGTACTGAGGAGCAACGTAGTGCTGGAGGCACTCCGTTCTTCCCCATAACTATTGGCAG GAGGCCCACTAACTCTGCCTCGTCCTGCCCAGTGGCCCAGCCTGCCTCTGATCGGGCTCCTGCAGCTCCTGTTGAGGTTGCTCAGGTGTACCTGAGTCCACCTCACCAACCCCACATCACCCCCTCT ATGATTTCCTACAGTGGGTCTGATTTTACGACAACCAGTTTGGCTAAAGGCAGCTCACCGCAGTCAGCCAAAGATGGATGTAGTGTCAGCACAGGAAAAGTGCTCAAGTCCCTCTTTGTACCCAACATTGGCTGGGCCTCTCAG CTAACAAGTGGAGAAGTATGGGTTCAGTTTAATGATGGATCCCAGCTGGTGGTCCAGGCAGGAGTCTCCTGCATCACATTCACCTCTCCTGAAGGACACATCACCCG GTATAAGGAGAATGAGAAGTTACCTGAGCTGGTTAAGGAGAAGCTGCATTGCCTTTCATCCATCCTAAGCCTTTTGGCAAGTCCTGCTGCACGACGCTGA